Proteins co-encoded in one Christiangramia fulva genomic window:
- the kdpB gene encoding potassium-transporting ATPase subunit KdpB, whose product MSANNKLLDKNLMQSAFSESFRKLQPLQMMKNPVMFTVEIGTAIMVLVTLISAFTVNESLGSTGYNFVITLILLITLLFANFAEAIAEARGKAQANALKKTRTDTMAKRQMVDGEIKMVNATELRKNDIFIAEAGDIIASDGEIIEGMASIDESAITGESAPVIREAETDHNSVIGGTQVLSDTIKIKVTSEPGESFLDKMIGLVEGANRQKTPNEIALTILLASFTLVFLIVTVTLQPFAVYANTVLSIAALVSLFVCLIPTTIGGLLSAIGIAGMDRALGANIIAKSGKAVETAGDIDVLLLDKTGTITIGNRKATNFYPLGNIGEEEFAHLCAWGSYSDKTPEGKSIIELAKNLNIPLNKESIEIEESVKFTAETRMSGVNLADGRQIRKGAWDAIRDWCDMDEETLKKFEAKTREIAEKGGTPLALGVDRKALGVIQLEDIIKPGIQERFARFRKMGLKTVMVTGDNPLTAEYIAKEAGVDDFIAEAKPEDKLEYIKREQEAGKLVAMMGDGTNDAPALAQADVGIAMNSGTQAAKEAANMVDLDNDPTKLLEVVEIGKQLLITRGNVTTFSIANDVAKYFAIVPALFAASIPGLGVLNIMGLASPQSAILSAVIFNAIVIPILIPLALKGVKYRPMGASALLGRNLLVYGLGGIIVPFIGIKLIDLLVNLFL is encoded by the coding sequence ATGAGTGCAAACAATAAATTATTAGATAAAAACCTCATGCAAAGTGCTTTTAGTGAGTCTTTTCGTAAACTTCAGCCTCTGCAAATGATGAAAAATCCGGTGATGTTTACCGTGGAAATCGGAACTGCCATTATGGTGCTGGTAACCCTCATTTCTGCCTTTACCGTAAATGAAAGTCTTGGCAGCACAGGGTATAATTTTGTAATTACCCTTATTTTACTGATCACCCTTTTATTTGCCAATTTTGCCGAAGCTATTGCCGAAGCACGCGGTAAGGCTCAGGCCAATGCTCTAAAGAAAACCCGTACCGATACAATGGCGAAACGTCAAATGGTGGATGGGGAGATAAAAATGGTCAATGCAACCGAGTTGCGTAAGAATGACATTTTTATTGCTGAAGCCGGTGATATTATTGCCAGCGATGGTGAAATAATTGAGGGGATGGCTTCCATCGATGAATCGGCGATAACCGGGGAATCGGCACCTGTTATCAGGGAGGCAGAAACCGATCATAATTCGGTGATTGGCGGAACACAGGTACTTTCAGATACCATAAAGATCAAAGTGACCTCTGAACCCGGAGAATCGTTTCTTGACAAAATGATAGGGCTCGTAGAAGGAGCTAACAGGCAAAAAACTCCAAATGAGATCGCTTTGACCATTCTTCTGGCAAGTTTCACGCTTGTATTTCTGATTGTGACAGTCACTCTGCAACCGTTCGCGGTTTATGCGAATACTGTTCTATCCATAGCCGCACTGGTCTCGCTTTTCGTATGTCTTATTCCCACTACAATTGGTGGACTGCTTTCCGCAATTGGGATCGCGGGAATGGACAGGGCTCTGGGAGCCAATATCATTGCTAAATCAGGGAAAGCTGTAGAAACCGCCGGTGATATTGATGTATTATTGTTAGATAAGACAGGTACAATTACCATCGGTAATAGAAAGGCTACCAATTTTTACCCACTAGGGAATATTGGTGAAGAGGAATTTGCCCATCTCTGTGCCTGGGGATCTTATTCCGATAAAACTCCTGAAGGTAAATCGATCATTGAATTGGCTAAAAATCTGAATATTCCTCTAAACAAGGAAAGTATTGAAATTGAGGAATCAGTGAAATTCACAGCCGAAACTCGAATGAGTGGTGTAAATCTTGCCGATGGCCGTCAAATTAGAAAGGGTGCCTGGGATGCCATTAGAGATTGGTGCGATATGGATGAAGAAACTTTAAAAAAGTTTGAGGCTAAAACCAGGGAAATTGCCGAAAAAGGTGGTACTCCCTTAGCGCTAGGGGTCGATAGGAAAGCTTTGGGTGTGATACAGTTGGAAGACATTATCAAGCCTGGTATTCAGGAAAGATTCGCGAGATTTAGAAAAATGGGATTGAAAACCGTGATGGTTACAGGAGATAACCCACTCACTGCCGAATATATTGCGAAGGAAGCCGGTGTTGATGATTTCATAGCCGAGGCCAAACCAGAAGATAAACTGGAATATATAAAAAGGGAACAGGAAGCCGGAAAACTGGTAGCAATGATGGGAGATGGTACCAATGATGCTCCCGCCCTCGCTCAGGCCGATGTGGGGATTGCAATGAACAGCGGAACCCAGGCTGCAAAAGAAGCAGCCAATATGGTAGATCTTGATAATGATCCTACCAAACTACTGGAAGTAGTTGAAATTGGAAAGCAGTTATTAATAACAAGGGGAAATGTTACTACATTTTCTATTGCCAACGATGTGGCTAAATATTTTGCAATCGTTCCGGCACTTTTTGCCGCCAGTATTCCGGGTTTAGGAGTGCTGAATATTATGGGATTAGCGAGTCCGCAATCAGCTATTCTATCTGCCGTGATTTTCAATGCCATTGTAATTCCTATCCTTATTCCGCTTGCCCTTAAGGGTGTCAAATATCGCCCAATGGGAGCTTCGGCCTTACTAGGAAGAAACCTTCTTGTTTACGGTCTGGGCGGTATTATCGTTCCTTTTATTGGAATTAAACTCATTGATCTACTCGTAAATCTATTTTTATAA
- the kdpA gene encoding potassium-transporting ATPase subunit KdpA, producing the protein MYQSEIIGAVLIFLLAIIFAIPLGRLISKIFKGEKNWMGFMAPLEKFIFKLGGVDPTKEMDWKQNMKAMLGLNLVFFIVAFLILLFQGLIKFWNPVGIGNWEPTLAFNTAISFMTNTNLQHYSGETGASYFTQLAVFAWLQFVSAGTGIAACGLLFRGLANKSSKALGNFYDLWLKSCTRILLPIAMILSLILSINGTTSNFEGLQKVTTLEGDTQMVAGGPTAPMVSIKQLGTNGGGYFGPNSTHPFENPNYLTNMAENIAIILIPMALVFAFGFFMRRRKLSYYLFGVMSLLFIAFVYISSSQEVAGDPNFEAMGLHQAANMEGKEMRFGPIASSLWGVSTTATSNGSVNSMHDSHTPISGGVFLLDMFINAVYGGVGVGFINFFVFLVIAVFIAGQMIGRTPDFLGKKLEAREIKIAAIVVILHPLLILAGTALSSYLLTEDPRLPWLNNPGFHGFSEMMYEFTSASANNGSGFEGLGDNTPFWNIATGLVMLFARFLPIIGPLAIAGSLSSKKFVPESAGTLKMDTPAFAAVLLAVILIISALAFFPALALGPLAEYFTI; encoded by the coding sequence ATGTATCAATCAGAAATTATTGGCGCGGTTCTCATTTTTTTACTGGCAATAATATTTGCAATCCCTTTAGGAAGGCTGATCTCAAAGATCTTTAAGGGAGAAAAGAACTGGATGGGCTTTATGGCGCCTCTGGAGAAATTTATATTCAAGCTCGGGGGTGTGGATCCCACCAAAGAAATGGACTGGAAGCAGAATATGAAGGCAATGCTCGGTTTAAACCTGGTTTTCTTTATTGTTGCCTTTCTAATCCTGTTGTTTCAGGGGCTCATAAAATTCTGGAATCCCGTAGGAATAGGAAACTGGGAACCAACTCTGGCTTTCAATACGGCTATCAGTTTTATGACGAACACCAATCTGCAGCATTATTCTGGGGAAACCGGGGCCAGTTACTTTACACAGCTCGCAGTTTTTGCCTGGCTGCAGTTTGTAAGTGCAGGAACAGGAATCGCTGCCTGTGGTTTGCTGTTTCGGGGATTGGCGAATAAGAGCAGCAAGGCTCTCGGGAATTTTTACGACCTGTGGCTTAAATCCTGTACAAGAATACTTCTGCCAATAGCGATGATCCTGTCTTTGATCCTTAGTATTAACGGAACCACTTCAAATTTTGAAGGACTGCAGAAGGTTACTACTCTTGAAGGAGATACCCAGATGGTGGCTGGTGGGCCTACTGCTCCCATGGTCTCTATTAAACAACTGGGAACCAATGGGGGAGGGTATTTTGGTCCTAACTCCACACATCCGTTCGAAAATCCGAATTATCTCACCAACATGGCAGAAAATATTGCCATCATACTCATTCCCATGGCCCTGGTTTTTGCCTTCGGTTTCTTTATGAGAAGGCGAAAATTAAGCTATTATCTCTTTGGGGTAATGTCGCTGCTCTTTATAGCCTTTGTGTATATCTCTTCTTCACAGGAAGTTGCGGGTGATCCAAATTTTGAGGCTATGGGGTTACATCAGGCCGCAAATATGGAAGGCAAGGAAATGAGGTTTGGGCCGATTGCTTCCTCTTTGTGGGGAGTTTCTACCACTGCAACTTCCAATGGTTCGGTGAACTCTATGCATGATAGCCATACACCAATTTCGGGAGGTGTGTTTCTCCTGGATATGTTTATCAATGCTGTTTACGGTGGAGTAGGTGTAGGTTTTATTAACTTCTTCGTCTTTCTGGTCATTGCAGTATTTATTGCCGGCCAAATGATTGGGAGGACGCCAGATTTTCTTGGGAAAAAACTGGAGGCCCGTGAGATCAAAATAGCTGCGATCGTGGTGATCTTACACCCACTTCTCATCCTGGCAGGAACTGCGCTTTCCAGCTATCTCCTTACCGAGGATCCGCGTTTACCCTGGCTTAACAATCCCGGTTTTCACGGATTTTCTGAAATGATGTACGAATTCACATCGGCTTCGGCAAATAACGGATCTGGTTTTGAAGGACTGGGCGATAATACTCCTTTCTGGAATATAGCCACCGGTCTTGTAATGTTATTCGCGCGATTTCTTCCTATTATTGGACCGCTTGCAATTGCAGGTTCTCTATCCAGTAAAAAGTTCGTGCCTGAATCGGCCGGGACTCTTAAAATGGACACTCCGGCATTTGCAGCTGTTTTATTAGCCGTGATACTGATCATTTCTGCCCTTGCCTTTTTCCCTGCCCTCGCTTTAGGACCACTGGCAGAATATTTTACCATTTAA
- the kdpF gene encoding K(+)-transporting ATPase subunit F: MIILLIISVITLGYLFYAIVKPEKF, encoded by the coding sequence ATGATCATTTTACTCATAATATCGGTAATCACCCTTGGGTATTTGTTTTATGCCATTGTTAAACCAGAAAAATTCTAA